The DNA window CGAGCAAGGCACTTCTCGATTCGAGCGAGCTATACGAGCTGGCCACTCACCGCTTTTCCCGGCACGGGATCAAGGTCGATGGCGTCGGCCTCGACCTCGGCGCAATGATGGGCCGCAAGGATCAGGTGGTGAAGGAGCTGACCCAGGGGGTCGGCGGTCTCTTTCGCAAAAACAAGATTGAACCTGTCTATGGGTTCGGCAAGGTCGCCGGCCCGAACGCAGTTCACGTCACATTGAATGACGGCGGCGAGCGGACCCTGGAAACCAACGCGATTCTGCTGGCGACCGGGAGCGAGCCGATCGAGTTGCCCTTCCTCAAGTTCGACGGCCAGACGATCGTCGGCTCGACCGAGGCGTTGGCCTTCGAGCAGGTGCCGGAGCATCTGGTCGTGGTTGGCGGCGGATACATCGGCCTGGAGCTGGGATCGGTCTGGAAGCGGCTCGGGGCGAAGGTCACGGTCATCGAGTTCTTGCCCCGAATCGTCCCGATCGTCGATCACGAGCTGGGCAATCAATTGTACAAGATCTTGCAAAAGCAAGGACTTGAGTTCCAGCTCGAAACGAAGGTGACCGGCGCCGAGGTCAAGAACGGCAAGGCCACTCTCTCGGCCGAGACCAAGGACGGCAAGACGCTGACGTTCGACTGCGACAAGGTACTTGTCTCGGTCGGCCGACGCGGCTATCTCGACGGGCTCGGCCTGGACGCGGTCGGGGTCGAGCACGACCCGAAGGCGGGCAAGGTGACGATCGACGCGCACTTCCGCACCACCGTCCCCTCGATCTACGCCCTGGGCGACATCGTCAGCGGGCCGATGCTCGCGCACAAGGCCGAGGAGGAAGGGGTCGCCTTTGCGGAACTCCTCGCCGGCAAGCCGGGGCACATCAATTACGAGACGATCCCGAGCGTCATCTACACCTGGCCCGAGATCGCCAGCGTCGGCCTGACCGAGGAACAGGTCAAGGAAAAGGGGATCGACTACCGCGTGGGCAAGGCCCCCTTCGTCGCCAACGGCAGGGCCAAGGCGATGGACGAGAAGGACGGCATCGTCAAGGTGCTGGCCGATGCCAAGACCGACCGCGTGCTCGGCGTGCATATCATCGGGCCGAGGGCCTCGGATATGATCGCCGAGGCGGTCGCCGTCATGGAGTTCGCCGGCAGCGCCGAGGACATCGCCCGCATCTGCCACGGCCACCCGACCCTCTCCGAGACGCTCAAGGAAGCCGCCCTGGCCGTGGACAAACGCACGATCAATTGCTGATT is part of the Tautonia rosea genome and encodes:
- the lpdA gene encoding dihydrolipoyl dehydrogenase encodes the protein MSDRYDLVVIGAGPGGYVAAIRAAQLGMKVACIEKRPTLGGTCLNVGCIPSKALLDSSELYELATHRFSRHGIKVDGVGLDLGAMMGRKDQVVKELTQGVGGLFRKNKIEPVYGFGKVAGPNAVHVTLNDGGERTLETNAILLATGSEPIELPFLKFDGQTIVGSTEALAFEQVPEHLVVVGGGYIGLELGSVWKRLGAKVTVIEFLPRIVPIVDHELGNQLYKILQKQGLEFQLETKVTGAEVKNGKATLSAETKDGKTLTFDCDKVLVSVGRRGYLDGLGLDAVGVEHDPKAGKVTIDAHFRTTVPSIYALGDIVSGPMLAHKAEEEGVAFAELLAGKPGHINYETIPSVIYTWPEIASVGLTEEQVKEKGIDYRVGKAPFVANGRAKAMDEKDGIVKVLADAKTDRVLGVHIIGPRASDMIAEAVAVMEFAGSAEDIARICHGHPTLSETLKEAALAVDKRTINC